A window of Xylophilus sp. GW821-FHT01B05 contains these coding sequences:
- a CDS encoding nitroreductase → MQVAEALNARVSTRAFLDKPVPVALVKDILVAAGRSPSGGNLQPWHIWALTGETLNRFRSLIRERAVDLPMGEGTEYKIYPPDLSEPYKTRRYKNGEDLYRVLGIPREDKEARKAQFKRNFEFFGAPVGLILTIDRQMQPGQWADLGMYLQSVMLLAQERGLNTCAQEGWALWHKSIGEFLGLPPHLMVFCGMALGYGDASHPVNSLRTDRAPDDEFLTILE, encoded by the coding sequence ATGCAAGTAGCAGAAGCTCTTAATGCGCGGGTGTCCACCCGCGCCTTCCTGGACAAGCCCGTGCCGGTCGCGCTCGTCAAGGACATCCTGGTGGCGGCGGGCCGCTCGCCGTCGGGTGGCAATCTCCAGCCCTGGCACATATGGGCACTGACTGGAGAAACACTCAACCGCTTTCGGTCGCTCATCCGGGAGCGCGCGGTGGATCTGCCCATGGGCGAAGGCACCGAGTACAAGATCTATCCGCCGGACCTGTCGGAGCCCTACAAGACCCGAAGGTACAAGAACGGGGAGGATCTCTACCGCGTGCTGGGAATTCCGCGCGAAGACAAGGAGGCACGCAAGGCCCAGTTCAAGCGCAACTTCGAATTCTTCGGGGCGCCGGTGGGGCTGATCCTAACGATCGACCGCCAGATGCAGCCCGGGCAGTGGGCCGACCTCGGCATGTACCTGCAGTCGGTGATGCTGCTCGCGCAGGAACGCGGCCTGAACACCTGCGCCCAGGAGGGCTGGGCACTGTGGCACAAGTCGATCGGCGAGTTTCTCGGTCTGCCGCCGCACCTGATGGTGTTCTGCGGCATGGCCCTGGGCTACGGCGACGCGTCGCACCCCGTCAACTCCCTGCGCACGGACCGGGCCCCCGACGACGAATTCCTGACGATCCTGGAATGA